The window TGTCCACAGTGCATTCTCTCATGTTGCCTGAGATATATAAGGGCACACTTTTCTAGACAGATGGTTTTTCTATCCAGTGTGAGTACCCTCATGTTGTTGAAGATGAGACTAtcaactgaaggctttcccacacagagGACATTCATGTGATTTCTCTGCTGTATGAATTCTCTCATGCCGCTTAAGGTTAGAGGGATGAACGAAGGCTTTCCTACATAGACAGCATTCATAGTGTTTCtccccagtgtgaattctctcacgTTGTTTAAGATAGGAATATCagctgaaggttttcccacactgGCAACATTCAGGAGGCTTCTGTTCAGAGTGAATTCTCTCATGTCGTTTAAAGGCAGAGCAACgaatgaaggctttcccacatgcaTGGCATTCAAaggatttctctccagtgtgagttttctcatgttttttGAGGGTTGACCAGTGACTGAAGGCATTCCCACACACActgcattcatatggtttctctccagtgtgaattctctcatgttttctaagGTAGGAATATTGACTAAAGACTTTACCACACAGATGACATTTATGGGGTTTCTCTCCAATGTGTgatctctcatgttgtctaagctGAAAATATCGACTAAAAGATTTCTCACATACATGacatttgtagggtttctttCCAATGTGAGATCTCTCATGTTGTTTAAGTTGAGAATGTCGGCTGAAGGCTTTGCCACATAgaggacattcatagggtttctccccaCTGTGCGTTCTCACATGTTGTCTAAGGTGAGAATATcgaatgaaagctttcccacacagatgacATGCATAGGATTTCTCTCTAGTGTGAGTTCTTTCATGTTGTCGAAGATTAGAAgattgactgaaggctttcccacatacatgacactcatagggtttctctccagtgtgagttctctcatgttttatGAGATTACAAGattgactgaaggcttttccacatagatgacattcatatggcttctctccagtgtgaattctctcatgctGCCTAAGCTGAGAAATTTTAATGAAAGCTTTCCTACATACAAGGCATCCATATGGTTTATCTCCAATATGAATGCCATTGTATTGACTTTTCCTGGAGCTTGCATTAGCACTTTGATGACATTCATAAGATCTATTGCTAGTATGAATCTGCTTAtgttgattaaaagatgactGTTCACTGAGGACTTCTCCATGTGACTTGCAGAAATGAGGTTTCTTTATCATGTGAATTAATGCATGTGGAGTCACTGTGGATCTGTGATCAGAATCTTCTTGCAAATCATTGCATTTAAAGGAATTATTTTGAGTATAAGAACTCTGCAATGGGGGAGTAAGATGAGAGACTGTAAAACATTTGTCCATACACAtaaatttcttcatttccctACATATGAATTCTAGACTAATCCTGTATTGACAGTCTCCAATTAAACTCTTCCCATTTTAGTTTCATATACACATTATTCTCCTTCATGACCAGAGATTTTCTCTATTACAGCATCCTAACTGAAAAGTTATATGATCAAGTTTGAACTTCATGTTTCAAAGTTTAAAATTGTGAATCATGTTTACACAATCATCTTTTTATAGTTAAGTTTTGTGTTCAGTTTACTATTTCCTGAAATTCAAATTATCACCAATTTTTGCTTGATTAGCATTTCATCCCAAAACTCATTAAAGTGAGATGATTGTACTGAATTCCTAGTTAATTCCAtccagagatatttatttggaaaaCTAGGATTCACATCAATGAAGCTTACCAATGACATGATGTTAGATGTGTCTTTCCTGCAGGTAGGTTGTACAAAtagcatttcttgttttttaaaggcACTTTTCCTGCCTGtaattattaggaaaaaatacaataaattgtTAGAGTAGCAGCAGAATGAAAATTTTGGAAGGTCCCAAATATCCCTATCAGCATTTATCAAACGTTGTCATTTCATGgttaaagaatattaaattaatgaatattcTAAGCAGAAGAAAACATTATAGAATATTAACAATCAGAATAGTCTCATGATTGAAATATGAGAAAAAAGAAGGTGGAATGTAAGGTaggtgaaaaaaaggaaaaatcttctAAGAATAGGACCAGGAAACATTCATTATGGGAAAACTAAATTTGAATAATACCTGAGTATTTTATTCCTAAAGTAAAGGATACATGAATAGAGCTTCATGAGAATGTGGAATAatgacatacaaagaaaaattcacCAATATCCTTGTCTATATTGCATAAATCATAACTCACTTAAGGAAACTGAAGGTGGCATTTCCAAGGACCTAATCACTAACTGATGAGGCCCCTCCTCTACTGAGGCAAGTTTCCGAGAGCTCACCTGGGATTTGGAGAAATCCTATTCCTTCTCTCCACACTTCCCCTCCTTGTATCAACTGAGAAAGTACATCTGATTTGAAGATCTGACATCCTGTGTGtaggaaaagataaataaattttgaGTTAAGTGTAAATAACGGTGCATTATCAAGTCCATGGCAAGCTACCAAAGAAAAGGATAAGCATTGAATGTCAGGAAGGCAAAAGTACTTTAAGCACAGAACGCTAAAAATATTTCACCAGCTATAGGATAAATTTTGACCTTGTTCCCATTACAGTGGGTATCTTAGGTTGTTGCTGCCCAGGCACAAGCACAAAGAGAAATGGCAGAATCCACTATATTCTATATGGTGAGAAATTCTGTTTCAAAAGTggctgattatttaaaaaaaataatacaataaacataaACTCTGCTAAATCAACCCTAATTCTATATGGGAAATGATATACATGGTGTTCATTCTATTGTGTTCTGAAACCTCAGCATAACCCTTACAGCAGAatgtttattcacttatttatgcACTCAAACATTTTTAACTGACTTCTTAGCACTGTCCTTAGTGCTGGAGACAAAATTCAAGAATGATATTAACTTGTgccaaaaaaaattaacttctaGGAGGatgaaatacatataaataaaaagtaaggaaataCATTTCAGTTGTACATGttataaaattaaatgatataatctattaataaaaatataacaatatatataaaagGTTATACAACAATATGGAGAAGCTGACCTAGATActtgaataaataaacagaagatgATATATGATAGATACACAGGTAGATTATCAATGATAGATAAATTTTGAGACACTCACCTACTGAGACAAGAAGCTTGATATTCTCCCGCATGActtctctgaacagctttctctgggatgtGTCTAGCAGGGcccactcttcctgggtgaagtcCACAGCTACATCTTTGAAGGTCATTAACTTCTAAAATATCACAGAAATTTGGATTCAAACAGGGTCATCCTTACCAATGTCCTGAGTGCAATGCTCAAAATGAGAGCACTGAGGAAGTTGATGCTGTGTATATAGAGCTCAAAATGTTTTTGGAGTTCCAGTAAGATCACTCTCAATCTACTCTGGTtccaagatggcggtttagtgaggtatggaatttagttcatccctCTGGAGCACCTATTAAATAgtcagaaatggtacagaacaactgttggagCCACATTAATGACTGGACACaaagcatacaccagtctggaaagCTGGACAAGCTGAAATCCCACCTAGAACTGAAGGTTCCCCAAGTTGTGGAGACTGGCATCCCTTCCCCACAGGTGGTtccaagaagggaaaggaaagagactttaatagcagcaggggctgagctcaagcaagctccaattgtggaattaattaatgaattctgactactgaaaataggtcccAAAATCAGATAAACCATGAATAAgtgctaaaggtactaggagtttttgccctggcacaaagtgggcagggctggtggggggcaaaaaacagaggttttcttggatcagacagcacaaaataaatgaaaagggctggaccctaaaaaggtgggggggggggcacacagaacctggagatacatagagcaacaaaCCAACTCAAGCTATGGATGAACAAACCTGCGGAATGGGTGTCCTGCTctgaagaagaattttttttttgctttgtttcttctgcttaactgctcattagataaaactgcAATGATTCTCAGCTCCAACTGCCCAGGCAagacagaattaagcttgtctgagagacaaagaggctggtcaggtgaaaggaattaattccctggaggctatgCCTTCCCCATGAGAGGGAAGGGGccaagctcaggtggaatccctccctcaaggaattcagacccaagggactggaaaactgaagcaattaaagccagcctacaacatCCCCTCTGCCTCAACCACAACCCtagtagggagagtctgctgtaGTTAAAGGCACTGAATCATTTTATGATGGttggacccgcagacagacaaacgccacatattgggcaggataggcAAAAaagagagtctagaggcttcacaggaaattctgtcaacctgctaggtctcaccctcagagaaaattGATGCAGATGAATGTTTCCtcttgagaggaggccagtctggtctgggaaaatctgactggagtctacaatacataagtagaccctcctaagaaaaacaaaaaaagacaccagcttattctagacttcctaaaggaaaaaagtttCCATACAGGCATggcaaaaaccagaaaaataagaactgaaaaattctgatccactaaacaaaatctatgctagaggtctagaatgacaggaactgaatgtcaaagaacagataaaaaacaaagctatccagtaagaaaatcctaggtaaaagtttgaaaacaatactcacaataaactaattaaggaaattaaatgtctacatGTCATCAAAAAtaacgagtcatactaggaaaattgaagatatggcccagttacaggaacaaaccaacaattcaaatgagatacaggaattgaaaccattaattcaggatgtttgaacagacatggaaaacctcatcaaaaatcaaatcaatgaattgagggaggatataaagaaggcaagcaatgaacaaaaagaagaaataaaaaatctgaaaaaataatcacagaacttatgggactgaaaaggtacagtagaagagatgaaaaaaataaacaatggaaacccataatgttagatttcaagaagcagaagaaaggatggaacatctgaaatccaacaaacaaaagaaattataggggaaagaatgggaaaatatgagcagggaattgaataacaatatgAAATGCATGAAAATGTGTGGTGTGGgtgtccagaaaaagaagagaagggaaaaggaggagaaagaccaatggaggaaattatcactggaaatttcccaactcttatgaaagacttaaaattaaagatccaagagtgcagcataccccaaacagaatagatccaaatagacgtaccccaaagacacttactaactagaatgtcagatgtcaaagagaaagaaatttgaaagcagcaagagtaaaacaATCCAGCACATAGAAAGGAAGCCTAATAAGAccctgtgtagatttctcagcagaaaccatggaggcaagaagacagtatgatatatttaagattctaaaagagaaaaactgccaaacaagaattctaaatccagcaaaactgcccttcaaaaatgaggggaaaattaaaatttttcagacaaaaaatgacTGAGGgaatgtgtgaccaagagactggctctgcaaggaatactaaatggaacactagaggcagataagaaaagacaggaaaaagaggCATGGAAAatagtgtagaaataaagattattggtaaaggtaaaaagagaaaaaaattagatatcaaatataaaatccaaaaggcaaaatggtagaagaaagtactgcccttacagtaatgaTACTAagttttaatggattaaactcctaaatcaaaagacaaagagtggcagaatggattaaaaaacaggacccatctctatGCTGACTACAGGAGATGTATTTTAGACACATgactacaggagatgcattttagacacatggacaaacataggttgaaagtgaaagcttgggaaaagagatttcaaatctcttgttatttgcaaataacaatcagaaaagagcaggagtagctatactaatatctgaccaattagacttcaaatgtaaaacaattaaaagagacaaagaaggacactatgtattaataaaaggaacaattcaacaaaacataacaatcataaatatttatgcagcaagccagagtgctctaaaatacatgaggcaaacattgacaacactgaaaagagaaatagacacgtccaccataatagttggagacttaaattccccgttctcatcaatggatagaatatctagacagaggataaataaagagacagggaatttgaataatacaataaatgaactagacttaaaagacatttatagaatattacaccccacaacagcaggatatacctttctatcaagtggtcatggatcattctcaaggacagatcatatactgggtcacaaagcaagtctgaataaatttaaaaagacggaaatcatacaaaaaactttcccagaccataaaggaatgaaggtggaaatcaataataggcatagGGCCagcaaattcacaaatacatggaggctcaacaacacactcttaaacaaccagtgggtcaaggaagaaattacaagagaaatcagaagatatcttcaggcaaatgaaaatgaaaacacgacataaaaaatttatgggatacagcaaaagcagtgctaagagggaaatttatcaccttaaatgactatatcaaaaaagaaaaaagagcaaaacttgaggaattaactgttcatttggaagaaagagcagcaaactaatacaaaagcaagcaaaggaaagaaacaacaaagattagagcagaaataaatgaaattgagaccagAAAGACaatcaagaaaaccaacaaaaccagaagttcactctttgagaaaatcaataaacttgatGGACGTTTAGCAAggttgacagaaaaagagagaggaggcaaataaataaaatcagaaatagaaaaggggACATAACCACACaactcatagaaataaaggaggtaatgaaaggatactatcaacaactttatgttaataaactatACAATGTAGATGACATtaacagcttcctagaaaggcatgaacaacgaacattgacttgagaagaaatagacaacctcaacaagccaatcacaagtaaagaaattgaatcagtcattatgaagctcccataaaagaaaagtccaggaccagatggcttcacatgtgaattctaccaagcattcaagaaagaattagtaccaaattctgctcaaactcttccagaaaattgaagaggagggaaagctacctaactcatactatgaaggcaacatcaccctcataccaaatccaaacaaagatactacaagaaaagaaaattacacaccaatcttctaatgaatatagatgcaaaaatcctcaacagggcaggccacggtggctcagcaggcaaagagttcttgcctgccatgccggagacctgggttcgattcctggtgcctgcccatgcaaaaaaaaaaaaaaaaaaaaaaaacctcaacaaagttcttgcaaatcaaatccagcagcacattacaagaattatacaccacgaccaagtggaatttatcccagatatgcaaggatggttcaatataagaaaatcaattagtgtaatacaccataccaacaaatcaaagcagaaaaaccacatgatcatcttaattgatgcagaaaaggctgaCAGAGTTCAgtatcctttcttaatgaaaatttcaaaggacaggaatagaagggaaccttctcaacatgataaagggaatatatgaaaaacccacagctaacatcatcctcaatagcaaaatactgaaagctttccccctaagatcaggaacaagacaaggatgaccactgtcaccattgttattcaacattgtgttggaagttctagccagagcaattagacaagaaagagaaatacaaggcatcaaaattggaaaggaagaagtaaaactctgtttacagatgatatgatactatatgttgaaaccaaaaaaaaatccacagccaaattactagagctaataaatgagtaaagcaaaaGGGCAGGCTACAAGgataacactcaaaaatctgcactGGTTTTATATATTAGTAAGGAGCAATctgagggtgaaatcaag of the Tamandua tetradactyla isolate mTamTet1 chromosome 2, mTamTet1.pri, whole genome shotgun sequence genome contains:
- the LOC143674113 gene encoding uncharacterized protein LOC143674113, with protein sequence MQPQKLMTFKDVAVDFTQEEWALLDTSQRKLFREVMRENIKLLVSVGCQIFKSDVLSQLIQGGEVWREGIGFLQIPGRKSAFKKQEMLFVQPTCRKDTSNIMSLSSYTQNNSFKCNDLQEDSDHRSTVTPHALIHMIKKPHFCKSHGEVLSEQSSFNQHKQIHTSNRSYECHQSANASSRKSQYNGIHIGDKPYGCLVCRKAFIKISQLRQHERIHTGEKPYECHLCGKAFSQSCNLIKHERTHTGEKPYECHVCGKAFSQSSNLRQHERTHTREKSYACHLCGKAFIRYSHLRQHVRTHSGEKPYECPLCGKAFSRHSQLKQHERSHIGKKPYKCHVCEKSFSRYFQLRQHERSHIGEKPHKCHLCGKVFSQYSYLRKHERIHTGEKPYECSVCGNAFSHWSTLKKHEKTHTGEKSFECHACGKAFIRCSAFKRHERIHSEQKPPECCQCGKTFS